Genomic window (Pseudomonas sp. MM211):
ACCATTATGGTGCTGGCGATTTCTACTGATATAGTTCAAACCCGACAGCGCATAGCGGTTATCCGCCAGAGCGATGAACACTGACGCCCCGCGACTGCAGATCCCTCCATTCAGCGATGCCTTGCCGGCCCCGCTGTTCTTCCGAACCGCCAGCGTACCGGCGCATGCGACCTATCCGCGCCATCGCCACGCCTGGGGCGAATTCGTCTATGCCTTCAGCGGTGTGATGGAAATCGAAGTCGCCGGGCGCCATTACCTGGCGCCGCCGCAATATGGCATCTGGCTGCCGCCGGATCTGGAGCACATCGGCTTCAATCGTCACGAGGCCTGCCACTGCTCGGTGTATGTCGCCCCTGAGCATTGTGTCGAGCTGCCCGCCGAACCCTGTGCGTTGAGCCTGACCCCCTTGGTGCGTGCCTTGCTCGACGACCTGCGCGAATCGCCGCCTGACGCCTCGCGGCAGGCCGAGAACGAGCGACAGTTGCAGTTGCTGCTCGACAAGCTGGCTCGGGCACCCAAGGTCGGCAGCTACCTGCCCAGCTCCAGCGATCCGCTGCTGGAACCGGTGTTGCGGCAATTGACGGCCAACCCCGCGGATACGCGCTCGCTGGCGCAACTGTCCAGTCAGGCCAACACCACCGAGCGCACGCTGATGCGCCGCTGCCAGCGCGACCTAGGCATGTCCTTCGCGCAATGGCGTCAGCGCCTGCGTGTGGTCGCGGCGCTGGCGCAGCTGGAGCGTGGCCGTACCGTGGAAAGCATCGCGCTGGATCTGGGTTACAGCAGTGCGTCGGCATTCATTGGCATGTTCCGCCGGCTGATGGGCGTGTCGCCCGATGAATACCGCAAGGGCAACTTGCCGCGACAGCAGTAGTCGGTGGTGAAAATATCCCGGTGAGTCGTGCCAGGATTTATGGCACTGTCATGGCAGTGTGCTGGTCATAACGGGCACTTCACTATGATTCCCATGGAGGGAACCCATGCGTTCGATCTTCGCCGTACTGCCGCTGCTGGCTTTGGTTGGTTGCTCTTCGTACCAGGCCGACCCCGATAAGGTCACGGCCGTGCCGGCCGAGCGCCTGCTGGCGTATCAGACGCCGGTCAGTGGTGGCGGTGAGGTAGTGGTCAACCGTGATCTGGGCTTGATGGGCGGCGGTTGCTACGTCGCTGTGCTGGTCGACCGCAAGGTCGCGGCGCGCATCGCCGTGGGCGAGGAGGCGCGCTTCCAGGTGCCTGCGGGTAATCGCATTCTGGGCATCACTGCCGATAAGCAGGATGAAACCCTGTGTGGCAAGGGGCGCCTCAATCGCGAGGTGGCGGTGAAAGTCGAGGCGGGCGGCAGTGCTGATTTGCGTATCGTCAGCCAAAACCGTGGCGGCTTCGATATCCAACTCAGCGAGCCGAGGTAGAATCCGCCTCACGAACTACTGCACAGGAAGTGCCCGTGAAAGATCTACCCATTGCCATCGTCGGGGCTGGTACCGCAGGGCTGGCCAGTGCCATTCTGCTGGCTCGCCAGGGCTGGGCTGTCAGCGTTTTCGACCGCGTCGCCGAATTGCAGCCGGTCGGTGCGGGCATTCTCCTGCAGCCCTCCGGCCTGGCCGCTCTGCGCAGCCTCGGCTTGCTCGATGAGTGCGCTGCGCTCGGTGCGCCGGTAAGCCGCCTGTATGGGACTTCCGCCTGCGCGGGACGAGTGATTCTCGACACCCGTTATCAGCACTGGCAAGCCGACTCCTTCGGCCTCGGCATCCATCGCGGTGTGCTGATGACGGCGCTGCTCAATGCGGCGCGCGCGGCCGGCGTGAACATCTGCACGGGTATCTCCATCAACCGTTTCCAGCAGTCGCCCACCCATGTGAGCCTGCTCGCCGCTGATGGCCAGGGCGGCGAGATCGCACTCGGTGACCACGCGGCGTTGATTCTGGCCGATGGCACCCGCTCGCAGTTGCGCGCGCAGATGCAGGTACGTCAGTGGGTCAAGCCCTATCCCTGGGGGGCGCTATGGAGCATCGTGCCGACTCCAGATGGGGCCGATTCCACCGATTTGCGCCAGTGGTACCGGGGCTGTTCGCAGATGTTCGGCATCATGCCGACCGGCGCTACCCATACCGACCGAGATATGCGCCTGAGCAGTCTGTTCTGGAGCCTGCCGGTGGCGACCCATGGTGCGTGGCAGCAGGATGGCCTGCCCGCGTGGAAGGATTCGGTAAGACAGCTTGCCGGCAAACCGGCTGAAGCCTTTTTGCAATCGATCGACTCGGCGCAGCGTCTGATGCTCGCCACCTATGCCGATGTGCGCATGTCGCAGTGGCACGACGGTCGGGTGCTGGCAATCGGTGACTGTGCCCATGCCATGAGCCCGCAGCTGGGGCAGGGCGCGAACATGGCGCTGATCGATGCTGTTGCGCTGGCCAATGCGCTGGGGCCTGCAGACCATGGCAGGGCGCCGAATTTTCCTGACCGTTTTGCCGCCTACGCCGATCTGCGTCGCGCTCACCTGCGTTATTACCGCCAGGCCAGTCGCTTGCTGACGCCCTTGTTCCAGTCGGACAGCGCATGGCTGGCGGTCATCCGTGATACCGCGCTGTTCATGGCGCGGCACTTGCCGATGGGTCGCCAGCATGCCGTTTCCACGTTGGTCGGTGCGCGTACTGGCTGGTTGTTGTCCGGCAAGGGCACGGCCGAATTGTATGCCTGGCGCAAGCCAACGGTGGAGCCGGTGGCCTCTACTTAGACGACTGCCCGCGCCTGCTGCACTTTCCAGGCCCAGAAGAAAATCAGCAGGCCACCCGCCGCCGTTATTGCGCCGATATAACCCGTCGATGTCCAGCCAAAACCGGCACTGATCGCCAGGCCGCCTAGCCATGGGCCCAGTGCGTTGGCAATGTTGAATGCGGCGTGGTTGGAGGCGGCTGCCAAGGTCTGGGCGCCAGTGGCCACGTCCATCAGGTGGGTCTGCAGGGCAGGTGACAGGGCGGCGATGGTGCCCAGAGCGAGGATCGCAGGCAGCATCGTCCAGATCGAATGGGTGGCCATAGGTAGCAATAGCAGCACCAGCGCGCTCCACAGCAGAATCCAGGCCACCGACTTGAACTGCAGGCGGTCGAACAGCCAGCCGCCCGCCATGTTGCCGAGGATGCAGCCGACACCAAATATCGCCATGGCCACCGGGATCATGCCAGGGCTGACCTGGGTGACTTCCAGCAGCGTCGGAGCCATGTAGCTGAACACGCAGAACATCCCGGCGAAGCCGATCGAACCGATGCCCAGTGCCAGCCATATAGGCGCGCGGTTGAAGGCGCGCAGCTCGTTGATCGGGCTGCTGCGTACTTCGTTACGATCGACCGGCAGGAATATCGCAACCATCGCCACGGTCAGCAGCGCAATCACGCTGACCAGTGCGAAGGCATAGCGCCAACTGACGCTCTGGCCTAGCCAGGTGGCCAGCGGGTTGCCGACCAGAATGGCCACGCTCAGCCCCATCAGTACTCGACTCACCGCCTTGGCGCGCTTGTGCGGTGGCGCCATCGAGGCAGCAACCAGCATGGCGACGCCGAAGTAGGCACCGTGAGGCAGGCCGGCGAAGAAGCGGAATATCAGCAGCGAGGAGTAGTCGGGTGCCAGGGCGCTGGCCAGGTTGCCGACGGCGAATACGCCCATCAGCAACAGCAGCAGCGTCTTGCGCATCAGGCGTGCGCCGAGCAGGGCCAGGATCGGCGCACCGACCACCACGCCAAGCGCGTAACTGCTGATCACGTGACCGACCTGTGGCTCGCTGACGCCCAGATCCTCGGCTACGTTGGGCATCAAACCCATGATCGAAAATTCACTGGTGCCGATGGCGAAACCGCCAAGTGCCAGGGCCAGTTCGATCAAAAGGATCGCCCCCGCGCTCAGGCGCGTGGCGTCGTGGGCTGGGCCACTCATGTGTTTACCTCGATAACGTGCGGCGAATCAGGCGGGGCATTATTCACGCAATGAGCCGTCGAGAGAACCGCTTTATTGCGCGGCTTCGTTCAGCGGTAGCGCTTGAGAATGGCATCGAATTCGCCGTCCTGTTTCATCTGTACCATGGCGCGCAGCAACTGCATGGTGGGTACATCAGGTTCGTCGCGAACCAGGCAGGCTGCCAGGTCACTGGCCAGTTCGTGTACCTCGTAGAGTTTTTGGGTTTCGTCGTTGTGGCGGTTGTACCACTGCAGGGCGAGTTCGTTGCTGATCGCATAATCGTAACGTCCGGCAGCGAGCTTGGTCAGAACCAGGCCCTGGGTGCGGCCATCGTCGCGCAGCAACTTGCCGCTCATGAACAGCGGATGCAGGGTCGGGTAATAGAAACCCAACACCGTACCTATGGATTGTTTGGGCAGTTTTTCCGGGTTGACCGGCTGAGGGCTGCGACCTACCAGCAGATCACGCTGCACCATGAAGGGGATGCTCCACACGTACTCGGGATAAGCTTCACTCAGCCACGCCGGATTAACGTAGCAGCGCACGTCGACCTCTTTGTGCAAGAGGGCGCGCTGTACGCGTAGGCGCGGCAACACCAGCATTTCAGCGCGACGGCCGAGCTTTTCTGCCAGGCGCATGTGCAGGTCGTAGAGAATGCCCGCGACGGCCTTGCCGTCGCGGATGTCGACCAGTGGCATGACGCCGCTTTCGGTGATCGAGAAGCGTATCGGGCGTTCCTCCGCGATGCAGCAGAAACTGAGCAAGGCGAGCACTGCGGCACACAGGCGAGGAGACATGGCACGAACCAGGCAGGATTGAGCGTTGTCGTAAAGCGTAGGCCGTCTGGAGCCGGTACGCTGCTGGCTCATGCTGATAAGACTCCATCATCGGTTGCGGTATACGAAAACTTCAGATTATTGTTTTAAAAGGCTTTTTATATGGGTCGATTGACTGAGCTTATTGGATTGATGGTTTCAATCAATGGGCTCTTTGATCCATATGGGGCTACTATCCCTCCTGTAAATTTTTCAACCCTCCTAAGGAGTTACTGATGTCTTTGATTAACACTCAAGTTCAGCCGTTCAAGGTCAATGCATTTCACAATGGCAAATTCATCGAAGTCACCGAACAAAGCCTGAAGGGCAAGTGGTCGGTACTGATCTTCATGCCGGCAGCTTTCACCTTCAACTGCCCGACCGAGATCGAAGACGCCGCCAACAACTACGAAGCCTTCCAGAAGGCTGGTGCCGAGGTTTACATCGTCACCACCGACACCCACTTCTCCCACAAGGTATGGCACGAAACTTCCCCTGCCGTTGGCAAGGCTCGTTTCCCGCTGATTGGTGACCCGACTCACCAGCTGACCAACGCTTTCGGCGTGCACATCGCCGAAGAAGGTCTGGCACTGCGCGGTACCTTCGTGATCAACCCGGAAGGCCAGATCAAGACCGTCGAAATCCACTCCAACGAGATCGCTCGTGACGTGGCCGAGACCCTGCGCAAGCTGCAAGCTGCTCAGTACACTGCCGCTCACCCGGGTGAAGTCTGCCCAGCCAAGTGGAAAGAAGGTGCACAGACTCTGGCTCCTTCCCTGGACCTGGTCGGCAAGATCTAAAAACGACCCGGAAGCCTCGCTTCCAGATGGTCAGCCGCGGGGATGTAACCCATCCCTGACGGCTCGGCGCCCGGGCGTAACCCGTCCGGGCGTTTTATTGCCCGAATTTCGTCATTGAGGACACGTTTATGTTGGACGCCACGCTTAAAACCCAGTTGAAGGCCTACCTGGAAAAGGTCATCCAGCCGTTCGAGATCGTCGCGTCCCTCGATGACAGCGACAAATCTCAGGAGCTCAAAGGTCTGCTCGACGACATCGTCAGCCTGACCGATAAGATCACCCTGAAAACCGATGGCAGCGACGCCCGTGTGCCGTCGTTCGCCCTGAATCGCCCGAACGGCAACATCAGCCTGCGTTTTGCCGGCCTGCCGATGGGCCACGAGTTCACTTCGCTGGTGCTGGCCCTGCTGCAAGTCGGTGGCCACCCCTCGAAGCTGGCGGCTGAAGTGATCGAGCAGATCAGCAGCCTCGAAGGCGAATTCAACTTCGAGACTTATTACTCGCTGTCGTGCCAGAACTGCCCGGACGTCGTCCAGGCGCTGAACCTGATGGCCGTGCTCAACCCGAACATCCGCCATGTCGCCATCGACGGCGCGCTGTTCCAGGACGAAGTCGAGTCCCGTCAGATCATGTCGGTACCGAGCATCTACCTGAACGGCGAGCTGTTCGGCCAGGGACGTATGGACGCCGAGCAAATCCTCGCCAAGATCGACACCGGCGCTTCTGCCCGTGATGCGGCCAAGCTGAACGGCAAGGAAGCCTTCGACGTGCTGGTCATCGGTGGTGGCCCGGCCGGTGCTGCGGCAGCCATCTACGCTGCCCGTAAAGGCATCCGTACCGGCGTCGCAGCCGAGCGTTTCGGCGGTCAGGTGCTGGACACCATGGCCATCGAGAACTTCATCTCGGTACAGGAAACCGAAGGCCCGAAACTGGCCCGCGCCCTGGAAGAGCACGTCAAGCAGTACGACGTCGACATCATGAACCTGCAACGTGCCAGCGCACTGATTCCAGCTTCCAGCGCTGGCGGCCTGCACGAAGTGAAGTTCGAGAGCGGTGCGAGCCTGAAAGCCAAGACCGTGATTCTGTCCACCGGCGCACGCTGGAGAGAGATGAACGTGCCGGGCGAGAAGGAATACCGCAACAAGGGCGTTGCTTACTGCCCGCACTGTGACGGCCCGCTGTTCAAGGGCAAGCGTGTGGCGGTGGTCGGTGGTGGTAACTCCGGCGTGGAAGCGGCCATCGACCTGGCCGGTATCGTTTCAGAGGTCACGCTGCTGGAATATGACAGCAAGCTGCGCGCTGACGCCGTACTGCAGAAGAAGCTCTACAGCCTGCCCAACGTCAAGGTGATCACCAGCGCCCTGACCAGCGAAGTGAAAGGCGATGGCCAGAAGGTCACCGGTCTGGTCTACAAGGATCGCAACTCCGATGAGTTCGTCCCGCTAGCACTGGAGGGTATCTTCGTGCAGATCGGCCTGCTGCCGAACTCCGAGTGGCTGAAGGGCTCGGTGGAGCTGTCGGATCGTGGCGAAATCATCGTCGACGCTCGCGGTGAAACCTCGTTGCCCGGCATCTTCGCCGCGGGTGACGTGACCACCGTGCCGTACAAGCAGATCGTCATCGCCATGGGCGAGGGCTCGAAAGCGTCGCTGAGCGCCTTCGATCACCTGATCCGCAGCTGATGCGCTAAGCCAGAAGCACGAAAGGCGGGCCTGATGGCCCGCCTTTTTCATTTCTGTTTTTCAGAAAGTGTGGCAACCAGCCAGGATCGACAGATATCTCCCCGAACCAATTGATCGCCGGCAAGCCGGCTCCTACGGGGAGGACGATGACAGTCGCTACATCTGTAGGAGCCCGCTTGCGGGCGGTTCGGCTGGGCGCTGCATGTCGCTATCGCCGGGTTGAGTCACTCAGTCGGTTTCTTCATCGCGAATCAGCACGAAGCTGGGGCCTTGTTCATCGTCCAGGCGCTCGCAGACGAAGTACATCTCTACCTTGCCAGCACTGGACATGGTCGCCAGATAATCACCGGCCTGTGGGGTGAAGAAGGCCTTGGAGCCCGGCTTGGCTTCGCAGGCGACCAGTGCGGTGAAGAACAACGCCGGATCGCTGCCATCGAAATAATCGTCACGCTCGGCAGCATCCCATTCGTGAGGCGGCTCGAACGGGCCGGTGAACAGGACTTTGGCATCACCCATGTCCCGTTCTTCAGCGTCGGTATCGTCTTCATCCGGGCGATAGACCGTGCAGTCCTGTGACTCGGCGGCATCCAGCACGCGCTGGCGTTGTTGATCATCGATTAGGGACACGGTGGCTCCGACTATCAGAAAAAATCGAGGTGTGCAGTGTGAGCTGCGCCACGGTGGCCTGCAATCACCCGCGTGCGATTTCCCCCGAGCCCGGAAACTGCGATGCTGGTACGACCGTGAAGCAGTATTGAGAACAATCATGAAGATCAGCTCGGATTTCGACAGCGGCAACATCCTCGTGCAGGACGCCAGCGACCCGCACAACGTGCTGCTGGCCATGCGCAAGGATCTCAATAGCCACCATTTCCAGTGGTTTCATTTCCAGGTCGAGGGCCTGACACCTGGTGCGCGCCACGATTTCAGCATCACCAACGCCGGGCAGTCAGCCTATAGCCATGCCTGGACGGGCTACAACGCAGTGGCCTCTTACGATCAGCGCACCTGGTTCCGTGTGCCAAGCCGCTTCGAGGATGGCGCCCTGCATTTCGGCCTGGAGCCCGAGCAGGCGCAGATCTGGTTCGCCTACTTCGAGCCCTACAGCCGCGAGCGGCACAGTGACCTGATCGCTCAGGCGCTGGCCTTGCCGGGTGTCGAGCTGCATGGCAGCGGGCGCAGCATCGAGGGGCGGGATATCGAGCTGCTGCGTGTGCACCGCCATGCGCAGGCGAGCCGAAAGGTGTGGATCATCGCCCAGCAGCATCCGGGTGAGCACATGGCCGAGTGGTTCATGGAGGGCATCGTTCGCCGTCTGCAGGACAGCAGCGACGTAATTCTCGATGCGCTGCTGCAGCAGGCCGATCTCTACCTGGTGCCAAACATGAACCCGGACGGCGCCTTCCGTGGCCATCTACGCACCAACGCCGCGGGCCAGGATCTCAATCGCGCCTGGCAGTCGGCCAGCGTCGAGCGCAGCCCGGAGGTATTCTTCGTGCAGCAGGCCATGCGTGAAGTGGGCGTTGATCTGTTTCTCGATATCCACGGGGACGAAGAAATCCCCCATGTGTTCACCGCCGGCTGCGAAGGCAATCCCGGATTCTCGCCACGGCTGGAGGCACTGGAAGATGAGTTCCGTAGCCGTCTGGTCGAGCGTGGCGCAGAGTTTCAGACACGCTTCGGTTACCCACGCAGCGCACCGGGGCAGGCCAATACCGCTTTGGCCTGCAATTCAGTAGGGCTGGAGTTCGACTGCCTGTCATTTACCCTGGAGATGCCTTTCAAGGATCACGACGACACGCCAAACCCGCTGACTGGCTGGGACGGCGAGCGCTCGATGAAGCTGGCCGGCGAGATGCTCGACGTAGTGGCAGAGATGGTCGATCGGCTGCGCTGATCAGGCATGCTCGTGCAGGGTGCCTTCCTCATCCTGCGCGGCCTGCAATTGCTGCAGGGTCTGCATCTTTTCGGCGATCTCCTTCTCGGCCGCGGCGCGCTGCTCAGGTGGCAGGCTCTCGAGCTCATCCTCGGTCATGCCGATTTCCTTGAGGATCTTGTCGCGCATCTTCTCGGCAGGCGACATGTCCATGTAGGCCATGAACTGAGCAAGGGCACTGTCGGCGGCTGGCTTCTTGTCCGAGTTGACGCCTGGTGTGCTGTCGGACGTCTGCTGTGAATCCTCAGCGGTGCTGTACAGGTTGACCATCATCCGCGCGAAGGCTTCGTTGTAGGCCTGCTGGCTGGAGTCCGCCTGATCGCTCTTGAATCCCTTGGGTGCTGCATTGGCTTCCTGCGCTTTCTCTTGCTTGGCGAGCGACGCTTCGCTGCTTTGTTTGAAATCCAACGCTTCGACACGACTGCGCTGCAGTGGGCTGGTCGTTCCGTAGTGGGTGAGCGAACCGATGATGCTCATGGCGAACCTCCTTGGCTTTAGGCCTTCAAAATAGCAAAGCCTGTGCCAGCCAATTGGTTGCTGCCAATTGTTTGATTATGAAAGGATTTGTTTTTCATGCCAGGGCGCTTTGGGCAGCCCTTTGCCGCTCACGGCAAGTCGCTGCCGCCTGTCGTAATGTCCTCAGTTCGGCAGGTCGAACAGGCCTTGCTGTGGTGGCGTTGGTAATGTCGGCGTGGCAGTGCGCGATGGTAGCTGTCGGCTGACCTGCGCAACGGGCACCTGAGGTACGCGGCTGCGTTGCACTTGCCACCAGCCTGGTAGCAGGGCTCGTACTTCGGGCAGGGTGAAGCGGTCGTCCATCAGGTGCACCACGCCGCTGTCCTGCGGCGTGCGGATGACCCGGCCAGCGGCCTGTACCACTTTCTGCAGGCCGGGAAACAGGTAGGTGTAGTCGTAGCCACTGCCGAACATTTCGGCCATGCGTTGCTTGATCTGCTCGTTGATCGGGTTGATCTGTGGCAGGCCCAGGGTGGCGATGAAGGCGCCGATCAGGCGGTCGCCCGGCAGGTCGATGCCTTCGCCGAACACCCCGCCCAATACCGCGAAGCCGATACCCTGGCCACCCGCTTTGAAGCGCTCGAGGAACTGCTGGCGCTCGGTCTCGTCCATTTGTCGTGCCTGTACCCAGCGTGGGATCTGCGGGTGGTCGCGGTCGAACAGCTCCAGCACCTGTTGCAGGTAGGCATAGCTGCTGAAAAAGGCCAGGTAATTGCCCGGGCGCTCGGCGAACTGTCGCGCCATCAGGGCGACGATGGGTGCCAGTGAACGCTCGCGGTGCTGATAGCGTGTCGACAGGTTGCTCACCGCCTGTACCTGCAACTGTGCGGCCTGGAATGGCGACTCGACGTCCAGCCAGGGCGTTTCTTCCGGCAGGCCGAGCAGGTCTGCGTAGTAGCCGGCCGGGCTCAGGGTGGCGGAGAACAGCGTGGTGCTGTGGCTGTTTTCGAAGCGCGGAGCGAGAAACGGCGCCGGCACGATATTACGCAGGCACAGCACCGAATGGTTGCGCCCACGAAGATCCGCCTTGCGGCTAATGTCGAACAGTGAATGGGGGCCGAAGGCTTCTGCCAGGCGGCAGAAGGCCATGGCGTCGAGGTAGAACTGCAGCAGTTCGCCATCGTTGCCGGTGGGCTGATCCGTCAGGTGATCGGTAAGCGCGCTGACCGCTTTCTGCAGGGACAGGAGAAGCAGATCCGGCGGTTGCGGGTAGGTCTGGTAGTCCTCGGGCAGTTCCTTGTGCAGCTGTTTCCAGTGCCGGCTGATGCGTGTCAGGACGGCGCTCAGGCCCTTGGGGGCATTGCTGCGCATGGCTTCGAAGCGACCCTGATCGAGCTCGGCGCTGTACATGCGCCGGGCCCGTTCGATCAGGTTGTGGGCTTCATCGACCAGCAGCGTCACGCGCCACTCGTTGATCAGGGTCAGGCTATAGAGCAGGGCGCTGAGGTCGAAGTAGTAGTTGTAATCGCACACCACCACGTCGGCCCAGCGGGTCAGTTCCTGGCTCAGGTAGTAGGGGCAGACCTGATGCTGGAGCGCGATATCGCGCACCGCAGTCTGATCCAGCCAGATGCAGTCGACAGCGGCCTGGCGCGCGGCGGGCAGGCGGTCATAGAAACCTCGGGCCAGCGGGCAGGATTCGCCGTGACAGGCTTTGTCCGGGTGTTCGCAGGCCTTGTCCCGGGCGACGTGTTCCAGCACGCGCAACGGCAGGGTCTCGCCACGCAAGATCTGCAGGGCGTGCAGTGCAAGTTGGCGTCCCGGCGTTTTCGCGGTGAGAAAGAACAGTCGGTCGAGGCCGTTTTCCGCGAAGGCCTTGAGCTGCGGGAATAGCGTGCCCAGCGTCTTGCCGATGCCGGTGGTGGCCTGCGCCATCAGGCAGTGGCCGTCGCGGGCTGCACGGTACACAGCCTCAGCCAGTTGTCGCTGGCCAAGACGAAACTCGGCGTGGGGAAAGCGCAGTTCGCCCAAGGCAGCGTCACGCATCTGACGGTGAGCCTGCTCCTGCTCGGCCCAAATGATAAAGCGGCTGCACAGTGCCTCGAAAAAGCTGCATAGCTCGGCAGCCGTGCAGGTTTCTTGGAAAACGCTTTCTTTCTGGGTCAGAACGTTGAAGTACACCACCGCCAGATCGATCTCTGCCAAACCGCGGCTCTGGCAGAGCAACCAGCCGTACACCCGTGCCTGAGCCCAGTGCAGTTGTCGGTGGTTGTCAGGAATGCGGCTGATATCGCCACGGTGGGTCTTTATTTCCTCGAGCAGGTTACTGTGCGGATCGAAACCGTCAGCCCGGCCACGCACTTGCAGGGAGCGGAACTCACCGGCTAGGGGCACCTCCGCTTCATAGTGCTCGCCTCGTCGGCTGACCACCGTGGCATGTCCGGCCATACCCTCCTGGGCGGTGGGCGAGGGCGTGAAACGCAGGTCGAGGTCGCCGCATTTGGCGGTGAACTCGCAGAGCGCGCGCACCGCCACGCGATAGCTCACGCTTCGGCCCACTGCACGTAGCAGACGTCCACCGGCATGCCGTGTTCCGCGCAAAATGCCAGCCAGCGGCGCTGGTTGTCCTGCAGGCGATCACCCGGGCCTTTGACCTCGATCATGCGGTAGCGTTTTTCCTCGGGCCAGAACTGGATCAGGTCGGGCATGCCGGCGCGATTGGCCTGGATATCACCGAGCAGGCGGCGAAACCAGGCGCGTAGATGCGCCGCTGGCAGGCAATCGAGGGCTTGATCCAGCAGTGCTTCGCTGAGCACGCCCCAATGCACGAACGGTGACTGGATGCCGAACTTGTCGCGGTAGGTACGGCGGATGCTGTTGCGATAACTGCCATCATCCAGTTGCCCCAGGCATGCCGCGAACAGCTCCTGACGGCGCGGGTAGAAGTCAGTGGTGAGCAGGTCTGCCGGGCCGTGCTGGAATGGATGGAAGAAGGCGCCCGGCACCGCGGCGAATACCGCTGGCCAGCACAGCAGGCCGAACAGGCTGCAGATCAGTGTGTTCTCGACGTAGTGCACCGGTGCTTCACTGCGTTGCAAATGCATCTGTACGAGTTGTTCCACCGCCAGCAATGGCAGCCTGGGCAGCTGCAGGTCGAGGCGCGCGGGTAGCGAAGCCTTGGCACGTTTTTGCGCAGGCAGCCCCAATTGTCGGGTCAGGCGCGCCAACGCACGTTCGGCCAGTTGCAGTTCGCCGTCGCTGTTCGGCGCAGCAATGGCCTGGCCGGCCAACTCGAAGGCTTCGCTGTAACGCAGCGTGCGCTCCAGTACGCGAATCTGCCGCTGCCGCGCGGCGCCATAACCGCTGCTGGCGTATACCTGCAAGGCCAGTTCGAACTCGGCGCAACGCTCCAGGTGCTGACCGATGCGAAACAGCAACTTGGCGCGCCGTTCGGCAATGTAGGGATTGTCGTAACGGCGAGTGTCGATGCGTTCGAGTAACTCGGTACTCGCATCTCCGGCCTCGAACACTTCGCGACAGCGCTGCAGATGCAGGTAATCGTCGACATCCTCGCGACAGCGCAGCGCTCGGGAGTCAGGCGGAAAGTCGACGCTTTCGTAGCGGAAGATACCCAGGTCAGCGAGCACGAACTCCGACCACTCCTGATGCAAATTGCCGAAGAACATCAACCGCAGGCGTTCGCTCAGGTCATCGATGGTCAGGCTGTAG
Coding sequences:
- a CDS encoding MFS transporter yields the protein MSGPAHDATRLSAGAILLIELALALGGFAIGTSEFSIMGLMPNVAEDLGVSEPQVGHVISSYALGVVVGAPILALLGARLMRKTLLLLLMGVFAVGNLASALAPDYSSLLIFRFFAGLPHGAYFGVAMLVAASMAPPHKRAKAVSRVLMGLSVAILVGNPLATWLGQSVSWRYAFALVSVIALLTVAMVAIFLPVDRNEVRSSPINELRAFNRAPIWLALGIGSIGFAGMFCVFSYMAPTLLEVTQVSPGMIPVAMAIFGVGCILGNMAGGWLFDRLQFKSVAWILLWSALVLLLLPMATHSIWTMLPAILALGTIAALSPALQTHLMDVATGAQTLAAASNHAAFNIANALGPWLGGLAISAGFGWTSTGYIGAITAAGGLLIFFWAWKVQQARAVV
- the ahpF gene encoding alkyl hydroperoxide reductase subunit F, which codes for MLDATLKTQLKAYLEKVIQPFEIVASLDDSDKSQELKGLLDDIVSLTDKITLKTDGSDARVPSFALNRPNGNISLRFAGLPMGHEFTSLVLALLQVGGHPSKLAAEVIEQISSLEGEFNFETYYSLSCQNCPDVVQALNLMAVLNPNIRHVAIDGALFQDEVESRQIMSVPSIYLNGELFGQGRMDAEQILAKIDTGASARDAAKLNGKEAFDVLVIGGGPAGAAAAIYAARKGIRTGVAAERFGGQVLDTMAIENFISVQETEGPKLARALEEHVKQYDVDIMNLQRASALIPASSAGGLHEVKFESGASLKAKTVILSTGARWREMNVPGEKEYRNKGVAYCPHCDGPLFKGKRVAVVGGGNSGVEAAIDLAGIVSEVTLLEYDSKLRADAVLQKKLYSLPNVKVITSALTSEVKGDGQKVTGLVYKDRNSDEFVPLALEGIFVQIGLLPNSEWLKGSVELSDRGEIIVDARGETSLPGIFAAGDVTTVPYKQIVIAMGEGSKASLSAFDHLIRS
- a CDS encoding AraC family transcriptional regulator, producing MNTDAPRLQIPPFSDALPAPLFFRTASVPAHATYPRHRHAWGEFVYAFSGVMEIEVAGRHYLAPPQYGIWLPPDLEHIGFNRHEACHCSVYVAPEHCVELPAEPCALSLTPLVRALLDDLRESPPDASRQAENERQLQLLLDKLARAPKVGSYLPSSSDPLLEPVLRQLTANPADTRSLAQLSSQANTTERTLMRRCQRDLGMSFAQWRQRLRVVAALAQLERGRTVESIALDLGYSSASAFIGMFRRLMGVSPDEYRKGNLPRQQ
- the ahpC gene encoding alkyl hydroperoxide reductase subunit C, with protein sequence MSLINTQVQPFKVNAFHNGKFIEVTEQSLKGKWSVLIFMPAAFTFNCPTEIEDAANNYEAFQKAGAEVYIVTTDTHFSHKVWHETSPAVGKARFPLIGDPTHQLTNAFGVHIAEEGLALRGTFVINPEGQIKTVEIHSNEIARDVAETLRKLQAAQYTAAHPGEVCPAKWKEGAQTLAPSLDLVGKI
- a CDS encoding 3-isopropylmalate dehydratase, with amino-acid sequence MRSIFAVLPLLALVGCSSYQADPDKVTAVPAERLLAYQTPVSGGGEVVVNRDLGLMGGGCYVAVLVDRKVAARIAVGEEARFQVPAGNRILGITADKQDETLCGKGRLNREVAVKVEAGGSADLRIVSQNRGGFDIQLSEPR
- a CDS encoding FAD-dependent oxidoreductase, with translation MKDLPIAIVGAGTAGLASAILLARQGWAVSVFDRVAELQPVGAGILLQPSGLAALRSLGLLDECAALGAPVSRLYGTSACAGRVILDTRYQHWQADSFGLGIHRGVLMTALLNAARAAGVNICTGISINRFQQSPTHVSLLAADGQGGEIALGDHAALILADGTRSQLRAQMQVRQWVKPYPWGALWSIVPTPDGADSTDLRQWYRGCSQMFGIMPTGATHTDRDMRLSSLFWSLPVATHGAWQQDGLPAWKDSVRQLAGKPAEAFLQSIDSAQRLMLATYADVRMSQWHDGRVLAIGDCAHAMSPQLGQGANMALIDAVALANALGPADHGRAPNFPDRFAAYADLRRAHLRYYRQASRLLTPLFQSDSAWLAVIRDTALFMARHLPMGRQHAVSTLVGARTGWLLSGKGTAELYAWRKPTVEPVAST
- a CDS encoding substrate-binding periplasmic protein — protein: MSQQRTGSRRPTLYDNAQSCLVRAMSPRLCAAVLALLSFCCIAEERPIRFSITESGVMPLVDIRDGKAVAGILYDLHMRLAEKLGRRAEMLVLPRLRVQRALLHKEVDVRCYVNPAWLSEAYPEYVWSIPFMVQRDLLVGRSPQPVNPEKLPKQSIGTVLGFYYPTLHPLFMSGKLLRDDGRTQGLVLTKLAAGRYDYAISNELALQWYNRHNDETQKLYEVHELASDLAACLVRDEPDVPTMQLLRAMVQMKQDGEFDAILKRYR